DNA from Candidatus Dormiibacterota bacterium:
ATGAGACCGCGCTGAAGGTACAGGTTGAACACGTCGAGCATCGGCACGACGGCGAGCGACCCGGTCACGAGGCACGGGTCGCCGATCGAGATCGGCAGCCGCCTGGGCACGCAGCCGACGGCGCCCGACTCGTAGATCATGCAGATCCCGGACGCGTGCATGCGGTAGGCGAGGTTGACCGCCAGCGACGGGACGCCGATGCCGACGAAGACGACGTCGCCGTTCTTCAGCTCCTTGGCCGCCCGCGACACCATCAGCTCGGAGGTCGTGTAGTCCGGCATCGCCCCTGGACTCTCCTCAGAAACCGTAGTTGACCGGCGCGCACATCTGCCGATCGGCCTGGAGCCCGCCCACGCGCGCCCCCATCTTCCTGACGTACGCGGCGCGGTCGGGAAGGCCGTGCACCCACTCGTCGAGATACCCCTGGAACGACGCCTCGTCGCGCGACACGGCGTCCCATTTCATGTAGAAGTCGTTGTCGCGATCGTACGCCCCCTGCACGAACGACGGGTGCGCCCCGAACGGCTCGTGAACCACGGCGCTGACGATGATCCCCGGGATGAGCGTGCGGTTCGGATCCGAGCGGATGACCGACGGATCGACGACCTCCTCCACCGACACGATGACGCGCTTGCTGGCGAAGGCCGCCTCCTTCTGCACGCCGTACAGGCCCCAGACCTGCGTGTTGCCGTCGGCGTCGGCCCGCTGCGCATGCACGATCGTCACGTCCGGGTTCAGCGCCGGCACGCACCACAAATCCTCCTCGCCGTACGGCGAGCGCACCTTCTTGAACAGCGGGTTCGCCGCCGTCAGATCGGTCCCCGGGTAATTGCGCGTGGGCAGGAACGGCAGGTTCGACGCGCCCGCCATGAAGCGCAGCACCATCCCGAAGTGCGTGTACTCCTCGATCGCGAGCGGTCCCGGCTTCCCCTGCTCGACCGCGCGCCGGAAGGCGTGCAGCGGGCCGACACCGGGGTTGCCCGCCCACGAGAAGATCATCTTGCGGGCGCATCCCGCGAAGATGAGCTGGTCGTAGATCAGGTCCGGCGTCAGCCGGGCCAGGGTCAGGTCGCGCTTCCGCTGCCGGATGATCTCGTGCCCGGCGGCGAACGGGATGAGGTGGGTGAACCCTTCCATGACGACGAGATCGCCGTCGCGCACGAAGCTCGCGATCGCGTCCTTCATCGTCATGAGCTTGGCCATCGCGATCTCCGTCGTCCCGGCAGGAGGCGGCCCGAAGTGCCCCGTGGACAAGAGGTTTGGGTCTGCGCGGGGGCGGAATCATAGCACAGGTGTGGCGCGCGCCTAGGCGGCGCGGGGCGGCCTGAACACGCGTGAAGACACGCCGGGGAGGGGATGGACTCTGGCATAATGCCGGGCGTTGACCGGGGAGGAAGCGACGATGGCGGCACGCGATGCACTCCGAGGGGCGACGCGTTGCGCCGGCCTGGCGATGGCGCTCGTTGTCGCGGCGGCGTGCGGAGGTCGGACGCAGGAACAGCCGGCCGCGGCGACCCCGCTCGAACCGGTTCCGGCCCATGCGCCGTCGATGCCGGGACAACAGGGTAACGAGGCGACGCAGGAGGGGGCGCCGGCGGGCGGGGTGCGCTGGACCGCCCCGAAGGAGTGGATCGAGGTGACGCCGTCCTCTCAGATGCGCCGGGCGCAGTACCGTCTTCCCGCGGTGTCCACCGACAAGGAGGACGGCGAGTGCGTCGTCTACTACTTCGGGGCCGGACAGGGCGGCGACGCGCAGGCGAACATCCAGAGGTGGGTGGCGCAGTTCAGCGGATCCGGATCGGAATCGCCCCGCACCACCGAGATCAAGGTGGGCGACCTCGAGGTGAGCCGCGTCGAGGTCGGCGGGACCTACACGCCGTCGCCGATGTCGATGATGGGCGGCCCCCCGCCGCAGCCGAAGCCGGGCTCCATCCTGCTCGGGGCGATCGTGCCGGGACCGGACTCCAACTGGTTCTTCAAGTGCACCGGCCCCGAGAAGACCATGAAGGCCAACGAAGACCGCTTCGACTCGCTCCTGGGCTCGCTTCAAGTCAAGCGCTGAACCCAAAAGGCCTCACACGTTCCGAAGCGCCAGCACCTCGCGCGCCGGCGTCCGGTCGCCGGTGCACGAGATCCGGCGGGGCGCCTGCACGTACAGAAGCCTGAATCCGGCGGTCCCGTACAGACGTACGATTCGATCCGTCGCCTGGTTCGACAGCACCACCGGACCCCTGTGCGCGGAGAGCCTGTC
Protein-coding regions in this window:
- a CDS encoding CoA-transferase → MAKLMTMKDAIASFVRDGDLVVMEGFTHLIPFAAGHEIIRQRKRDLTLARLTPDLIYDQLIFAGCARKMIFSWAGNPGVGPLHAFRRAVEQGKPGPLAIEEYTHFGMVLRFMAGASNLPFLPTRNYPGTDLTAANPLFKKVRSPYGEEDLWCVPALNPDVTIVHAQRADADGNTQVWGLYGVQKEAAFASKRVIVSVEEVVDPSVIRSDPNRTLIPGIIVSAVVHEPFGAHPSFVQGAYDRDNDFYMKWDAVSRDEASFQGYLDEWVHGLPDRAAYVRKMGARVGGLQADRQMCAPVNYGF